DNA sequence from the Corynebacterium yudongzhengii genome:
TCCTGGCCACCGTCCTGGCACTCATGCTCGGCGGCTACATGCAGTTCATCGGTAGCCGCATCGACCTGCTGCCCGAGGACTACGAGGAGGCTGAGGTTGAGGATGCCGCCGGCACCTACGGTTTCTTCTCCCCGAGCTCCATCTGGCCGTTCGCCATGTCCGCGGCCGTCGCCGTGCTCGGCTTCGGTGTGATCTTCATGTACTACTGGATGATCGCCCTCGGCGCGATCCTCTTGGTCTGGACCTGCACCATGCTCAACCTGCAGTACGGCCTTCCTAAGGAAAAGCACTAAGCCTCACCTTCCTTCCGGCACACGCGCCTGAGAGACCCTGTCGGTCGCTGCGAGGACACCGTCCTCCGGCCCGGCAGGGTTTTTGCGTTGCTGTACGTTGCTGTTGGCGCACTGGCGGCTTTAGGGCGCTGCGGGGCGCTCCGGCTCTCCAGCTAGAGGAGGAGGGCCCGCCTTTAGCGCGGTCTCTCGATCCGGTGGAGGGGGTCAACCGAAAGTTGGTTTTCAGGCTTATATAGGGCCGTACCGAGCCAAATCCGTGTGATATCTGTCTCTGCTGTCATTTCCCGCAAAGCCACGTGACAACGCTCTGGATCGGGTACGATTGAGGCCGATTCACTTTTTTGAGTCTTTCGCAGCTGAACGACGTGACCTGCAGCGATGGGGATCGATACCCCGTCGGATAGCGCACAGGAAAAGTTCCCGAGTCTTCGGAACTTTTCCTTTTTATTTTTGTCGGACGTAAAACCGCAGGTGAGCGAGAAGTAGCTCAGACTCGCTCGGGGGTAGACGAGGTGCTTTTCACTGCGTGAACCGTCATACTGTTAGGCGTGACGAGCGTAGTTTCTAACCAAGGTATGGCGACACCGCAGCGTGTCCCGGCACTGAACCGACCCAACATCGTCAGTGTCGGCACGATTGTGTTCCTGTCGCAGGAGTTGATGTTCTTCGCCGGGCTCTTCGCGATGTACTTCACGTCGCGTGCGAACGGCCAGAGCGGTGACTGGGCAGAGCAGACAGCGAACCTGAATGTTCTGTATGGCATTATCATCACGGCCATCCTGCTCACCTCCTCTGTGACTTCGCAGCTCGGCGTCTTTGCTGCTGAGAAGGGAGACGTTTATGGCCTACGCAGGTGGTACTTAGTCACGATCGCCCTCGGAGTCGTCTTCGTGGGCATGGTCGCGTTTGAGTACTACGAGATGATCCACCACGGCGTGACCATCCAGTCCAGTGTGTATGGCTCGGTGTTCTACATCATCACCGGCTTCCACATGGCGCACGTGATCGCCGGCATCCTCGCCTTCATCGTCGTGATGCTGCGCGTCCACAAGTCGAAGTTCACGCCGGCACAGGCGACGGCCGCGATGGTCGTCTCCTACTACTGGCACTTCGTCGACGTCATCTGGATCGGCGTCTTCATCATCATCTACATCATCCAGTAGGGAAGCGGTGGGGCCTTACCGCCGAGTCGGTGGCCCTGAGCCGACTGAATACCTCATATTCGAATCGCACTAAGGGAAAAAGATGGATACCAACTCCAACTCCGCGGAGCAGAAGAACACCGCTTCTGTGGCCGTGAAGCAGTCCCGTCGTCGCCGCAAGCTGCGTAAGACCGCAGCCGGTGCCGCCGCCCTGACTGTCGGCCTCACCGGCGCCGGTGTGCTGGCTACCGCCCTGACCCCGGATGCGCAGGTTGCCACGGCGCAGCTCGATGACCAAGCCCTCATCCAGGAGGGCAAGGACATCTACGACGTCGCCTGCATCACCTGCCACGGCGCGAACCTGCAGGGCGTGCAGGACCGTGGCCCGTCGCTCGTCGGCGTCGGTGCCGGCTCGGTGTACTTCCAGGTGCACTCCGGCCGTATGCCGATGATGTCGAACGACGCTCAGGCTGAGCGCAAGTCGCCCCGTTACACCGAGCAGCAGACCCTGGCCCTGGCCGCCTACGTGGCAGCCAACGGTGGTGGCCCGGGTCTGGTGACCAACGAGGACGGCTCCATCGCCATGGAGGAGCTTCGCGGCTCCAACTACAACGGCCAGATCCAGGCTGAGGACATCGCCCGCGGCGGCGAGCTCTTCCGCCTGAACTGCGCGTCCTGCCACAACTTCACCGGTCGTGGCGGCGCTTTGTCCTCCGGTAAGTACGCCCCGGGTCTGGATCCTGCCAACGAGCAGGAGATCTACCAGGCGATGCTCACCGGTCCGCAGAACATGCCGAAGTTCTCCGACCGGCAGCTCACTGCGGATGAGAAGAAGGACATTATCGCATTTATCAAGGCCTCGAAGGAGACCCCGAGCCCGGGCGGCTGGGCTCTCGGTGCACTCGGCCCGGTCAGTGAGGGTATCGCCATGTGGCTCATCGGTCTGATGGCCCTGGTCGGTGCTGCTATGTGGATTGGATCGCGCTCATGAGCAACAACGTGAATAGGAACTACACAGACAAAGAACTCGCTGCCATGAGCAACGAGGAGCTCGCGCGCCTCGGCACGGAGCTCGACGACGTCACCGTCGCCTACCGCAAGGGCCGCTGGCCGGTCGAGAATGACCCGGCCGAGAAGCGCGCGTCGAATAGCGTCATCATCTGGTTGGCGCTGTCGATCGTGATGGCGATCGCGTTCTTGGCGGTCTACCTCTTCTGGCCCTGGGAGTACCGCTCGCTCGGCGAGGAAGGCAAGCTCTGGCACACCTTCTACACGCCGGCGCTCGGCCTGACCTCGGGTCTGTCGATCATCGCCCTGGGCATGGCCGTGGTGACCTACGTGAAGAAGTTCATCCCTGAGGAAATCTCCGTCCAGCGCCGCCACGACGGCCCCTCGGAGGAGATCGACCGTCGCACCACTACCGCGCTGCTTAACGACGCCTGGGCCACCTCGACCCTCGGCCGTCGCTCGACCCTGAAGGGCATGCTCGGCGCGGCCGGCGTCCTCTTCGGCCTGGTGGTCGCCGCCCCGCTGGGTGGTGCCATCAAGAACCCGTGGCGCGCCTACGAGATGGACTACTACGGCGACGGTACGCTGTGGACCTCCGGTTGGACCCTGCACGAGCAGGGCGTGAAGCTCTACCTCGGCCGTGACATCGGCACGACCGCCGAGCTGCACGAGGGCCAGGCTGGCACGCACTACAGCACGCAGGGCCTGTCCCGCCTGGTGCGCGTCCGCCCGGAGGACCTCGCCGCCGCCGGTATGGAGACCGTCTTCCCGCTCGCCGAGGAGCACGTCAACGATGGCGATCGTTACGACGAGAACGCTGTCGTGTACGAGGAGCACATGCACTCCATCCACGGTCCGCGTAACGCCGTGATGCTGATTCGCCTCCGTCCGGAGGATGCAGAATCGGTCATCGAGCGTGAGGGGCAGGAGGACTTCCACTACGGCGACTACTACGCCTACTCGAAGATCTGCACCCACGTCGGCTGCCCGACCTCGCTGTACGAGGCACAGACCCACCGCATTCTGTGCCCTTGCCACCAGTCGCAGTTCGATGCACTGCAGTACGGTAAGCCGATCTTCGGCCCCGCTGCCCGTGCACTGCCGCAGCTGCCGATCACCGTTGACGAAGAGGGTTACCTGATCGCCAGGGGCAACTTCATTGAGCCCCTCGGCCCGGCATTCTGGGAGCGTAAGTCCTAATGAGCACCAAAACCGATAACCGCCTCGGCGCGATCGCGAACAACGTCGACTCGCGCTACACGATATCCGGATTCCTCCGCCCGCAGCTGAACAAGGTCTTCCCGACCCACTGGTCCTTCATGCTGGGTGAGGTCGCCCTCTACAGCTTCATCATCCTGCTGCTGACGGGTGTCTACCTCGCACTGTTCTTCGACCCGTCGATCACCAAGGTGATTTACGACGGTGCGTACCTCCCGCTCAACGGCGTGGAGATGTCGCGCGCCTACGCCACGGCGCTGGACATCTCGTTCGACGTCCGCGGCGGACTCTTCGTGCGTCAGATGCACCACTGGGCCGCACTGATGTTCATGATGGCCATGGTTGCGCACATGCTGCGCATCTTCTTCACCGGCGCGTTCCGTCGCCCGCGTGAGGCCAACTGGATCATCGGCTGCACCCTGATCATGCTGGGTATGGTCGAGGGCTTCCTCGGCTACTCCCTGCCGGATGAGCTGCTGTCCGGTACCGGCCTCCGTATTATGTCGGCGATCATCGTCGGCCTGCCGATCATCGGCACCTGGATGCACTGGGCCATCTTCGACGGCGACTTCCCGTCGGACCTCATGCTGGACCGCTTCTACATCATGCACGTGCTGATCCTGCCGGGCATCATCCTGGCTCTGATCGCTGCGCACCTGCTGCTGGTCTGGTACCAGAAGCACACCCAGTTCCCGGGGCCGGGTCGCACCGAGAACAACGTCGTCGGCGTCCGCATCATGCCGGTCTTCGCCACCAAGGCGATTGGTATGGGTCTGCTGACCGCGGGTGTGTTGGCGCTGATGTCCGGTCTGACGACGATCAACGCCATCTGGAACCTGGGCCCGTACAACCCGTCGCAGGTCTCCGCCGGTTCGCAGCCGGACGTCTACATGCTCTGGACCGATGGTCTGGCCCGTGTCGTTCCCGCCTGGGAGATCTACATCGGTAACTACACCATCCCGTCGGTCACCTGGGTTGCCCTGCTGGCCATGGCCATGGTCGTGTTGATGTTCGCCTACCCCTGGATCGAGAAGTGGGCCACGGGTGACGACGAGCACCACAACCTCCTCCAGCGTCCCCGCGACGTTCCGGTTCGCTCGGGCCTGGGTGCTATGGCGATCACCTTCTTTATGCTCATGACGATCTCTGGTGGTAACGACCACGTCGCCCACTTCTTCCAGATCTCGCTGAACGCCATGACCTGGATCGGTCGCATCGGCATGGTGATCCTCCCGCCGCTGGCCTACTTCATCACCTACCGCATCTGCGTCTCCCTGCAGCGCGACGACCAGGAGGTCCTCGAGCACGGTATCGAGACCGGCACCATCAAGATGATGCCGAACGGTGCCTTCGTCGAGGTCCACCAGCCGCTGGGCGGCGTCGACGAGAACGGTCACGCCATCCCGCTCGAGTACGCCGGCGCCAAGGTGCCGAAGCAGCTCAACCAGCTGGGCTACGCGGACACCGAGGCCCACGGCGGTATGTTCTCCTCCGACGACCCGCAGCTGGGTGAGCGCAAGACGCGCATCGCTCACGACAACGAAGAGGAAGAGCGCCGCATGTTCGAAAGCCTCAACGAGGCTAACCGTGAGCAGGACCGTCGTAACGGACACATCGACTAACGCTCACCGGCCCTAGTACAGCTTGTTAGGGCTTTTGGGAGAGAGACCCCGGATCGCTTCTTTAGGGAGGCGGCCGGGGTCTCTTTGTGTTCGGGGTATGTCGTGCGGTCAGGGCGTGCGGTCAGGGTTGGGGTCTTCTGGCGATCGCTGTTTGGATTACGCACGTGCGTAATCGTTGTCAGATGCGGTTTTAATAGTTCTTCTTCGGCAAGACCGTAGCGATGGTTTCCGCGTATTTGGTAAAAGCCATCCGGCTTCGGCCACCGCGTCCCAGCATCGGCGGCACTGGCACCCACCCCTCAGCAAATCCCGAGCGCGGCGGCACCGGTACTCGCCGCGCGTCGCAGGAGACCATGTTTCCCGCGTGCCTATGAGTTCCCGGGTATTTTTTGATTTCCGATTACGCACGTGCGTAAAACCCGGTTTGCACTATGCGGCGGCATAGGGATTCTGGGGCTGTTTTGGTTGCGGGGGCGCTACGGTGACCCCAGAGAGCGAAGGGCGATTGACTCCGACAGCCGAGCCTGGTTTTTACGCACGTGTGCAAAAAGCAGAGACCTCCTATGGGTTCCCCGGGATTCAGCGATTCCCGATTACGCACGTGCGTAATTTCCGCGGAGACTATGCGACGGCATAGTGGGGGAGGCCCCGGCCGCGAGTCGCACGTATCTAAATCGAGGCCATCTATACCGGGTCTGGTCCAGGGTGACGCTGACCCTGGTAACTGGCTCTATTGCGCCCGCGCGTAAGAGGGGAGTGCTGGGCCTGTGGGGTGGAGGCGTCATCAGCGACCCAATGCAGTTCACCGAAGCGGCGGACGTCTCGTCGAGAAGCGGTATCCCTGGAAGGATTACGCACGTGCGCAATCGGGAGCGTCGAAGCCCACCCACGGATAGTCACACTGTGCACACGAGTCCCTCTATTTACGCACGCAATCTAATGTGAGGAAGAGCACACTTTAGCTTTTTGTAGTTTAGAATGCGTGACCATGGCCCGCCGACGCCTGGCAGTAAACATTCAGCATTCTGGCATCTCCACTGTTCACGCGCGCATAGGCTCGCCAACTTCTCCCGCATACACATAAAGAAAAAGCAATGTGTCCTTAACCTCTAGAAAAGGTCACCGTCAGATAACAGTCCGATAACGGGCGCGTCATTGGACAAGAGTTGTTGCCGTTTCGTAACCTAAACGAGACCTTGCGGATAGCCACCACGGCCCGCAGTCCGAAACTGAACGAACGAACGCCGTCCCCGAGGATCACCCACAGGTAATCCGGGACCGGGGAGCGGAGCGGATCGCACCGCTTCCCGCAACGGCCAAATGTGAAGAACTTGGAGTAATTCGTGGCTAAGCATCGTCGCCAGTCCGCAAACACCACCGCCCGTCGTTTCGTCGCCGCTACGGCCGCCGCTGCCGGCCTCGGCCTGCTCGCCCCCGGCGCCGCCACCGCCGCCGAGGTGCACGTGCCCAACACCGACATCTCCTTCAACGTCGAGGGCATCGAGAATGTTCCGGGCATCGCTAACATCCCGGGCATCGAGAACTACATCCCGGAGCTCGCCGGCCAGGGCACCGATTTCACCGGTGCTGCGCTGAACGACATCGTCGAGCAGGTCAAGAACCACCCGATCGTCGCGCAGGTCCCGGGCCTGGCCGAGAAGATCGATAGCATCGCGGCTGAGTACGGCTACACCTCTGAGACCGTCACCCCGGCTGCCACCACTACCTCCGGCTCCGCCCCGGCTGGTTCGGCCGCCGTGTCCTCCGCCCCGACCTCCACCGGCCAGGCTGTCGTCGACGCTGCCCGCTCCAAGATCGGCGCTCCCTACGCATGGGGCGCGGCTGGCCCGAATTCCTTCGACTGCTCCGGCCTGACCTCCTGGGCCTACGCCCAGGCTGGCAAGCAGATCCCGCGCACCTCGCAGGCGCAGGCTGCCGGCGGCCAGCAGGTCTCCCTCAATGACCTGCAGCCGGGCGACATCATCGCATACTACTCGGGCGCGTCCCACGTCGGCATCTACACCGGCAACGGCACCATCATCGACGCCCTGAACTCCGGCACCCCGGTTCAGGAGCGCCCGCTGGATTACATGCCGATCCACTCCGCGGTCCGCTTCTAGCTGATCGCACCATGATGCCCGCCCGCTTTCTGCAGGGGGGCATCTTTTCTGTTGCCCCGAGTGGCTTTGGCCGTGACCTTGTCGTAATATTTCCTTCTATCAACGCTGCCCCCTTATTGCTCTTCCAAGGATCACTTGATACCTATGCGTTCCCCGTCTTTCTCCGGCAAAATGGCCGGCACCTCCCTCATCGCGTGTCTCACCGTCGGCGGCACCTTAACGGCTGTGCCCGTCGCTGGTGCAGATGACACCGAGGTCCTTTTCACCCAGCTCGAGGAGATCTCCCGCGAGGCTTCCGCCAAGAATGAGGAGGTCCTCGCCCTCGAAGTCGAGATTGATAAGACCGAGGACGCCATCGCGGAGTCGGAGGCACGCGTCGCGGAGTCGCAGGAAGAGATCGACAAGTCCCAGGAGGCTGTCGACGCCGCCGAGTCCGAGTCCACCGATGCCAGCAAGGCCGCCGAAGAGGCGGACCGGCTGGCCCGCGAGGCCCGCTCCGCGCAGGAAGCCGTGCGCGATGAGCTCGATAACCTCGCTGGCGCCCGTTACCGCGGCGTGTACATCGACCCGCTGACCAACGCGGTCTCGGCGAGCGATCCGGCAGCGATGGTCGATCGCGTCTCCTACATGAGCCTGCTTGCCGACGACGCCACCGCCCACCTCCAGGACCTGGAGGAAGAAAACCGCCGCACCGCCCAGGCAGCCAGCCAGGCTCACGCCGCCGTCGCCGAGGCGAACTGGTCGCAGTCCGTGGTCGATCGCGCCCACGAGGACCTGTCGGCAGCGCACGAGGATTTGAAGAACGAGCAGGCCTCCCTCGAGGAGCACCGCGCGGCCCTGGAAGAGCAGCGCGCCTCCCTCGAGGTCGAGCAGGCTGACCTCGAGACCCAGATCTCCGATGTCCAATCCCGCGTCGACGGCTTAAGCCCCGCCGATTTGGATCGCTGGCAGAACCGCTTCGGCTCCAGCGAGATCGCCCCGTCCTCGGTGAGCTCCG
Encoded proteins:
- a CDS encoding cytochrome c oxidase subunit 4 codes for the protein MRPGAKVMFTIAIFLTIMSVIYIFATMWVQDDGYLVGLEWVGAVSMILATVLALMLGGYMQFIGSRIDLLPEDYEEAEVEDAAGTYGFFSPSSIWPFAMSAAVAVLGFGVIFMYYWMIALGAILLVWTCTMLNLQYGLPKEKH
- a CDS encoding cytochrome c oxidase subunit 3, yielding MTSVVSNQGMATPQRVPALNRPNIVSVGTIVFLSQELMFFAGLFAMYFTSRANGQSGDWAEQTANLNVLYGIIITAILLTSSVTSQLGVFAAEKGDVYGLRRWYLVTIALGVVFVGMVAFEYYEMIHHGVTIQSSVYGSVFYIITGFHMAHVIAGILAFIVVMLRVHKSKFTPAQATAAMVVSYYWHFVDVIWIGVFIIIYIIQ
- a CDS encoding c-type cytochrome; the encoded protein is MDTNSNSAEQKNTASVAVKQSRRRRKLRKTAAGAAALTVGLTGAGVLATALTPDAQVATAQLDDQALIQEGKDIYDVACITCHGANLQGVQDRGPSLVGVGAGSVYFQVHSGRMPMMSNDAQAERKSPRYTEQQTLALAAYVAANGGGPGLVTNEDGSIAMEELRGSNYNGQIQAEDIARGGELFRLNCASCHNFTGRGGALSSGKYAPGLDPANEQEIYQAMLTGPQNMPKFSDRQLTADEKKDIIAFIKASKETPSPGGWALGALGPVSEGIAMWLIGLMALVGAAMWIGSRS
- a CDS encoding ubiquinol-cytochrome c reductase iron-sulfur subunit, with the protein product MSNNVNRNYTDKELAAMSNEELARLGTELDDVTVAYRKGRWPVENDPAEKRASNSVIIWLALSIVMAIAFLAVYLFWPWEYRSLGEEGKLWHTFYTPALGLTSGLSIIALGMAVVTYVKKFIPEEISVQRRHDGPSEEIDRRTTTALLNDAWATSTLGRRSTLKGMLGAAGVLFGLVVAAPLGGAIKNPWRAYEMDYYGDGTLWTSGWTLHEQGVKLYLGRDIGTTAELHEGQAGTHYSTQGLSRLVRVRPEDLAAAGMETVFPLAEEHVNDGDRYDENAVVYEEHMHSIHGPRNAVMLIRLRPEDAESVIEREGQEDFHYGDYYAYSKICTHVGCPTSLYEAQTHRILCPCHQSQFDALQYGKPIFGPAARALPQLPITVDEEGYLIARGNFIEPLGPAFWERKS
- a CDS encoding cytochrome b; protein product: MSTKTDNRLGAIANNVDSRYTISGFLRPQLNKVFPTHWSFMLGEVALYSFIILLLTGVYLALFFDPSITKVIYDGAYLPLNGVEMSRAYATALDISFDVRGGLFVRQMHHWAALMFMMAMVAHMLRIFFTGAFRRPREANWIIGCTLIMLGMVEGFLGYSLPDELLSGTGLRIMSAIIVGLPIIGTWMHWAIFDGDFPSDLMLDRFYIMHVLILPGIILALIAAHLLLVWYQKHTQFPGPGRTENNVVGVRIMPVFATKAIGMGLLTAGVLALMSGLTTINAIWNLGPYNPSQVSAGSQPDVYMLWTDGLARVVPAWEIYIGNYTIPSVTWVALLAMAMVVLMFAYPWIEKWATGDDEHHNLLQRPRDVPVRSGLGAMAITFFMLMTISGGNDHVAHFFQISLNAMTWIGRIGMVILPPLAYFITYRICVSLQRDDQEVLEHGIETGTIKMMPNGAFVEVHQPLGGVDENGHAIPLEYAGAKVPKQLNQLGYADTEAHGGMFSSDDPQLGERKTRIAHDNEEEERRMFESLNEANREQDRRNGHID
- a CDS encoding C40 family peptidase, whose protein sequence is MAKHRRQSANTTARRFVAATAAAAGLGLLAPGAATAAEVHVPNTDISFNVEGIENVPGIANIPGIENYIPELAGQGTDFTGAALNDIVEQVKNHPIVAQVPGLAEKIDSIAAEYGYTSETVTPAATTTSGSAPAGSAAVSSAPTSTGQAVVDAARSKIGAPYAWGAAGPNSFDCSGLTSWAYAQAGKQIPRTSQAQAAGGQQVSLNDLQPGDIIAYYSGASHVGIYTGNGTIIDALNSGTPVQERPLDYMPIHSAVRF
- a CDS encoding NlpC/P60 family protein produces the protein MRSPSFSGKMAGTSLIACLTVGGTLTAVPVAGADDTEVLFTQLEEISREASAKNEEVLALEVEIDKTEDAIAESEARVAESQEEIDKSQEAVDAAESESTDASKAAEEADRLAREARSAQEAVRDELDNLAGARYRGVYIDPLTNAVSASDPAAMVDRVSYMSLLADDATAHLQDLEEENRRTAQAASQAHAAVAEANWSQSVVDRAHEDLSAAHEDLKNEQASLEEHRAALEEQRASLEVEQADLETQISDVQSRVDGLSPADLDRWQNRFGSSEIAPSSVSSDGVVGAAMSQIGKPYGWGATGPNAYDCSGLMYWAFQQQGKTIPRTSAAQVSGGQPVSRGELQPGDIVGFYPGVTHVGMYIGNGQVVHASDYGTPVGVASLDSMPFAGAARY